One window of Saimiri boliviensis isolate mSaiBol1 chromosome 4, mSaiBol1.pri, whole genome shotgun sequence genomic DNA carries:
- the LOC101047881 gene encoding large ribosomal subunit protein eL34-like, which produces MVQCLTHPYCRLSYNTTSHKTKLSRSPGNRIVYMYTKKVGKAPKSACGMCPGRLRGVCALRPQVLMRLSKTKKHVSWAYGGSMCAKCVRDRIKRAFLIEEQKIIVKVWKAEAQSRKAK; this is translated from the coding sequence ATGGTCCAGTGTTTGACACACCCATATTGTAGGCTTTCCTACAACACAACCTCTCATAAAACCAAGCTATCCCGAAGCCCTGGTAATAGAATTGTCTACATGTATACCAAGAAGGTTGGGAAAGCACCAAAATCTGCCTGTGGCATGTGCCCAGGCAGACTTCGAGGGGTTTGTGCTCTAAGACCTCAAGTTCTTATGAGATtgtccaaaacaaagaaacatgtgAGCTGGGCCTATGGTGGTTCCATGTGTGCTAAATGTGTTCGTGACAGGATCAAGCGTGCTTTCCTTATTGAGGAGCAAAAAATCATTGTGAAAGTGTGGAAGGCAGAAGCACAGAGTCGGAAAgctaaatag